The proteins below are encoded in one region of Styela clava chromosome 4, kaStyClav1.hap1.2, whole genome shotgun sequence:
- the LOC120325916 gene encoding mitochondrial fission 1 protein-like translates to MKTRTYRNRFKTKLPTTMEEIINEVIATQDIMKFERKYKKEEAIGKVEATTQFEYAWCLVRSQYKNDWKKGVVLLEELYHTGDNHAKRDYIFYISIAHYKLKNYEQALKFCKAILHVEPQNHQAKQLEELIKKTEKKEAMAGMAIVGGAGLVVGVGVAALGVLAAALASRSK, encoded by the exons ATGAAAACAAG aacATACCGTAATAGATTTAAAACAAAGCTTCCAACAACCATGGAAGAGATAATTAATGAAGTTATCGCAACACAAGatattatgaaatttgaaagaaaatacaaaaaagaagAAGCCATTGGAAAAGTAGAAGCAACAACTCAGTTTGAATACGCCTGGTGTCTTGTACGTAGTCAATATAAAAATGACTGGAAAAAGGGAGTTGTATTATTGGAAGAACTTTATCATACTGGAGATAATCACGCTAAAAGGgattatatattttacatttctaTTGCACATTACAAGCTAAAAAACTATGAGCAAGCTCTCAAGTTCTGTAAAGCCATATTACATGTTGAACCACAGAATCACCAAGCAAAACAACTTGAAGAATTGATAAAGAAAACAGAAAAGAAAGAAGCTATGGCTGGAATGGCTATTGTAGGTGGTGCGGGTCTTGTTGTTGGAGTGGGTGTAGCTGCTTTAGGTGTTTTGGCCGCTGCTCTTGCATCAAGGTCGAAATAA